In one window of Verrucomicrobiota bacterium DNA:
- a CDS encoding alpha/beta hydrolase, giving the protein MTILPPARSAPSASLEVVRLYEGKAPGSETWTHSERENRANNLWNTPVVFNVVDPTLTVVRPEPAKSNGASAIICPGGAFFALSIESEGMMVARWLAERGVTSFVLKYRLVECKTDDPTREVMARGPLDAVVAPIVKLAMADGLASVAHVRRHARKYGVRPDRIGVVGFSAGGTVAASVAHQYTSESRPDFVAPIYLAYNWALKGNGVPADAPPLFVLAATDDPLRLVPQSVEIYQAWVAAGKTAELHLYSKGGHGFGMRNQQLPSDRWIQLLADWLDAHGFFKPSH; this is encoded by the coding sequence ATGACGATTTTGCCGCCCGCTCGCAGTGCTCCATCAGCTTCGCTGGAGGTGGTGCGGCTTTATGAAGGCAAAGCGCCCGGTTCCGAGACCTGGACGCATTCCGAGAGAGAGAATCGAGCAAACAATCTTTGGAACACGCCCGTCGTGTTCAACGTGGTGGATCCGACGCTCACCGTGGTGCGTCCGGAGCCGGCGAAGTCGAATGGCGCGTCGGCCATCATTTGTCCCGGCGGAGCCTTCTTCGCGCTTTCCATTGAAAGCGAGGGGATGATGGTGGCCCGGTGGCTGGCGGAGCGAGGGGTGACGAGTTTTGTGCTGAAGTACCGCCTGGTGGAATGCAAGACCGACGATCCGACCCGCGAGGTCATGGCGCGAGGTCCGCTGGACGCGGTGGTCGCGCCGATCGTGAAGCTGGCGATGGCGGATGGTTTAGCGTCGGTCGCCCACGTCAGGCGGCACGCGCGGAAGTATGGGGTCCGTCCGGACCGCATCGGCGTCGTGGGGTTTTCGGCGGGTGGCACCGTGGCGGCCTCCGTGGCTCACCAATATACGTCGGAATCACGGCCCGATTTTGTGGCGCCGATTTATCTGGCCTACAACTGGGCGTTGAAAGGCAACGGGGTTCCGGCGGATGCGCCGCCACTCTTTGTCCTGGCCGCGACCGATGATCCGTTGCGGCTGGTTCCGCAAAGCGTGGAAATTTACCAGGCTTGGGTTGCGGCGGGGAAGACGGCGGAGCTGCATCTTTATTCGAAAGGCGGGCACGGTTTTGGCATGCGCAACCAGCAACTTCCGAGTGACCGGTGGATCCAGTTGCTGGCCGACTGGCTTGACGCGCACGGTTTTTTCAAACCGTCCCATTGA